The Thermodesulfobacteriota bacterium genomic interval TCTTCTTTGCCGAGACCCGGAGTTCGTCGCCCTGAACCTGGGACTGCACTTTGAGCTTCATATCCTTTATACGCTTTACCATGGCCTTGGCCTTGTCCTGGGGTATGCCCTGGCGGACCTTTATGGCCTGCCTCTTGAGCCCGCCCGAGGCGTCCTCGACCGCGCCGTACTCGAGCGCCTTCAAGGAAACCCCGCGCTTTATGAGTTTGGTCTGGAGCACGTCCACCACGGCCTTGAGCTTGTAGTCGTCGTCGCCGACGACCGTAATCTCTTCTTTCCGCTCCCAGCGTATCTCGCTCTTCGAGCCCTTGAAATCGTAGCGCTGGTGGATCTCCTTCAACGCCTGGTTCACGGCGTTGTCGACCTCCTGCGGGTCGACCTTTGACACTATATCGAATGACGGCATTGCTCCCCTCCTTATTACGGTGTTGCCACA includes:
- a CDS encoding YajQ family cyclic di-GMP-binding protein, producing the protein MPSFDIVSKVDPQEVDNAVNQALKEIHQRYDFKGSKSEIRWERKEEITVVGDDDYKLKAVVDVLQTKLIKRGVSLKALEYGAVEDASGGLKRQAIKVRQGIPQDKAKAMVKRIKDMKLKVQSQVQGDELRVSAKKIDDLQTVIQSLKQEDLDIELQFVNMRD